ATAAGCCAGGTGTGACTAAGGGAAAGCAGTGGCTGACCCTTTCAAACGGAATGCAGCTTCTCGATACTCCAGGCATCCTGTGGCCTAAGTTTGAAGATGAAAATGTAGGAATTAAACTTGCTTTCTGTGGCTCTATCAAGGATGAAATTCTTGATTTAGAGACACTTGCGCTTAGGCTAATTGAGCTTCTTCAGGAGGAGTATCCTAAGCTCTTAGCAAATAGATATAAGCTTGAGGAAATTTCTGACGAGGGGCTTGTGAACATGGATAATATTGCGCTAAATAGAGGATTTATTCTATCAAAAGGTAGAATAGACTATAGCAGATGTGCAAAGACTGTCCTAGATGAATTTAGGTCTGCTCAGATTGGTAGAATCACTTTAGAAAGGGCCAAGTAATATGACTAAAGCTGAAAGACTTGAGCTTGCTATCAAAAGGACTGAGGAGCTTAGAAGGCCGGAAATAGAGCTCATGGACAAGGGATATAGTCTAATTGCTGGTGTCGATGAGGTTGGCCGAGGCCCTCTTGCTGGTCCGGTAGTTGCAGCCGCTTGCATTTTTGATAGAGATGTAGACATAGTTGGTATAGATGACTCCAAGAAACTAAGCGAAAAGAAGAGGGAGCAGTTCTTTGATGAAATTAAAGATAAGGCTCTAGCATATGGTATTGGAGAAGCTTCGTGTGAAGTCATCGATGAAATTAATATTTTAGAAGCAACTAAACTTGCCATGAAAAGGGCGATAGATGAAGCTGATAAAATGCTGGAATCTAAGGGAAGAGATAGGATTCAAATTGTAATCTTTGACGCTGTAAAGATCAATGATTTAAAGAAGGAACAAATGTCGGTAATCAAAGGTGATCAGACATATTTCTCTGTTGCAGCAGCATCTATTCTTGCAAAGGTAACGAGAGATAATTTGATGAAGGAATATGACAAAGTTTATCCTGAATACGGATTTGCATCCAATAAGGGATATGGAACAAAGGCTCATTATGAGGGAATCAAGAAGGCTGGAATTACAGAAATCCATAGAAAAAGCTTTCTAAAAAATCTCGATACACACTAAATATAAGATTTATACGGACCGGGTGCATTTAATTATGCATCCGGTTTTGTGTGTTTTTTTGAGAAATTTTTCGAAGTCGTTTGACATCAAATTTAAATAGCATTATACTTGTATACAGGTCTACAAGTATAATAAACTACGGACGAAATGGAGAAGAAACTATGTTAAAGCTTTCTAAAAAAAGTAATCTGCTCGAGCAGAAAAACTATAAATATTCACTTCAGGATGTTAAGAACCCTAATTTATATAGAGATATGTACAGCTATGATCAGGTGCCGAAGGTTGTGTTTAACCACAGAAGAGTACCGATGAACATGCCTGATGATATTTGGATTACTGATACTTCCTTTAGAGATGGACAACAATCCATGGCTCCGTATACAGTTAATCAGACTGTTGACTTGTATAAGCTGCTAAATAAACTAGGTGGACCTTTTGGGCTTATTAGACAGTCAGAGTTCTTTATCTACACCAAGAAAGATAGAGAAGCTGTGGAAAAATGCATGAGTCTCGACCTTAAGTTCCCGGAGATTACAACTTGGATAAGAGCTAATAAAGAAGATTTTAAGCTTGTTAAGAGCATGGGAATCAAAGAAACAGGAATTTTAGTTTCAT
The nucleotide sequence above comes from Eubacterium sulci ATCC 35585. Encoded proteins:
- a CDS encoding ribonuclease HII yields the protein MTKAERLELAIKRTEELRRPEIELMDKGYSLIAGVDEVGRGPLAGPVVAAACIFDRDVDIVGIDDSKKLSEKKREQFFDEIKDKALAYGIGEASCEVIDEINILEATKLAMKRAIDEADKMLESKGRDRIQIVIFDAVKINDLKKEQMSVIKGDQTYFSVAAASILAKVTRDNLMKEYDKVYPEYGFASNKGYGTKAHYEGIKKAGITEIHRKSFLKNLDTH